In a single window of the Acyrthosiphon pisum isolate AL4f chromosome X, pea_aphid_22Mar2018_4r6ur, whole genome shotgun sequence genome:
- the LOC100169557 gene encoding E3 ubiquitin-protein ligase MARCH5-like, protein MENASNSQRSTSFSQETSEQKHCWICFDTDDDDYESNRDWVTPCKCRGSTRWVHQDCVQRWIDEKLKENLNVKAHCPQCYTQYIIVYDEVNYFVRILNKLDKTANQLCPFLAAGFVVSTLYWSAASYGAITMIQVMGKREAITMMENTDSFMLLLVLPSIPLSLILGEMINWEETLLLFVQRFTSQLSLLRTIMPSFLCEPVNNSTSIVQFNSVVNPTTTLCAALLFPTTATVVGNLLFDNSSYSLLQKTLLGGLVYMAVKGVFRIYQRQPNIIKERTRTVIDYHETDTEENN, encoded by the exons atggaAAACGCAAGTAACAGCCAACGTTCAACTTCCTTTAGTCAAGAAACATCTga GCAGAAACATTGTTGGATTTGTTTTGATactgatgatgatgattatgaAAGTAACAGAGATTGGGTGACCCCATGTAAATGTCGCGGTTCTACACGTTGG GTTCATCAGGATTGTGTTCAACGTTGGATTGATGAAAAATTGAAAGAAAATCTTAATGTTAAAGCACATTGCCCTCAATgttacacacaatatattattgtgtatgatGAAGTCA ATTACTTTGTTCGAATACTAAACAAACTTGATAAGACAGCTAATCAGCTATGTCCTTTTTTGGCAGCTGGTTTTGTGGTCAGCACTCTTTATTGGTCAGCAGCTTCTTATGGAGCAATAACGATGATAcag GTAATGGGTAAAAGGGAAGCTATAACAATGATGGAGAATACAGATTCATTTATGTTGCTCTTGGTGTTGCCATCAATACCTCTCAGTCTAATTTTAGGCGAAATGATTAATTGGGAAGAAACCTTGCTGTTATTTGTGCAGAGATTTACTTCACAACTATCCTTATTAAGAACCATCATGCCTTcgttttt GTGTGAACCTGTCAACAATTCAACGAGTATAGTCCAATTCAATTCAGTTGTTAATCCAACAACTACTCTTTGCGCTGCACTTTTATTTCCGACTACTGCCACTGTAGttggaaatttattatttgacaatAGTTCATACTCGCTTCTACAAAAAACTTTATtg GGTGGGCTAGTGTACATGGCAGTAAAAGGTGTTTTTAGAATATATCAAAGACAacccaatattataaaagaaagaACACGTACAGTCATTGACTATCATGAAACTGATActgaagaaaataattaa